One stretch of Paenibacillus sp. FSL R5-0341 DNA includes these proteins:
- a CDS encoding aldo/keto reductase produces the protein MSYAQLPLHHHQIPASRMVLGCMRFGGEWDGLPITSDLVVEGHRAVEAAIEIGINHFDLADIYTRGKAEHVLGRVLSETPGLREQIIIQSKCGIRLVGDDEGPQRYDTSGVHILESVDGILERLGIDYLDILLLHRPDPLAHPQEIGEALARLHHSGKVRHFGVSNMGSEQIRLLQLHSKVPLIVNQLEMSLDKIGFVEAGVTVNRPQARDNVFPYGTMEYCQAEHIQLQAWGPLAQGRFTGRVVEGQRPEIDHTAQLVNRMAKERGFTPESIVLAWLMKHPAGIQPVIGSIRPERILACRDATKVELNRYEWYELYSASCGRRM, from the coding sequence ATGTCATACGCACAACTTCCATTGCATCACCACCAGATTCCGGCAAGTCGAATGGTTCTTGGCTGTATGCGATTTGGGGGTGAATGGGACGGTCTTCCTATTACTTCAGATCTTGTTGTGGAAGGTCATCGGGCGGTAGAAGCTGCTATCGAAATAGGCATTAATCATTTTGATCTGGCGGATATATATACACGCGGTAAGGCAGAGCATGTCTTGGGGCGAGTTTTATCTGAAACTCCTGGTTTGCGTGAACAGATCATTATACAGTCGAAGTGTGGTATACGCCTTGTGGGTGATGATGAAGGACCTCAGCGTTATGACACCTCAGGTGTACATATCCTGGAGAGTGTGGACGGGATTCTGGAACGGCTCGGCATTGATTATCTGGATATTTTACTGCTGCACCGTCCTGATCCGCTCGCCCATCCGCAAGAGATTGGGGAAGCACTGGCTAGGTTGCATCATTCCGGTAAAGTGCGCCATTTTGGTGTGTCCAACATGGGTTCTGAACAGATTCGTCTTCTACAGCTCCATAGTAAAGTACCTCTGATTGTGAATCAGTTGGAGATGAGTTTGGATAAAATCGGATTCGTGGAAGCTGGTGTTACGGTGAATAGACCCCAAGCCAGAGACAATGTGTTTCCCTATGGCACGATGGAATATTGTCAGGCAGAGCATATTCAATTGCAAGCTTGGGGTCCCCTTGCTCAAGGGCGATTTACTGGCAGGGTGGTTGAGGGACAGCGTCCTGAAATTGACCATACGGCTCAATTGGTTAATCGAATGGCTAAGGAGCGTGGTTTTACACCTGAATCAATCGTATTGGCTTGGTTAATGAAGCATCCAGCAGGTATTCAGCCCGTGATTGGTTCGATTCGACCAGAACGTATTCTGGCCTGTCGTGACGCGACAAAGGTTGAGCTAAACCGATATGAGTGGTACGAGCTGTACTCAGCTTCGTGTGGTCGCAGAATGTAA
- a CDS encoding cytochrome P450 produces MNPNEPNESSKPAFFTKEFTHNPYPVYEKLRKEEPVFRVMFPHGEFGWIITRYEDAVQILKDQRFTKDIAKRYGPENQSIFVNNMLFSDPPDHRRLRGLVQKAFTPKLIADMRSHIQDIADDLLDNLPSQEKMNLIDDFAFPLPIIVISEILGVPLEDRDKFRMWSNTVIDATTAESAELFEQHTKEFTDYLTAWFEKVRKDPGTDLISQLVIAEESGQQLTEQELLGVVSLLIIAGHETTVNLIGNGILALLEHPEQRELLIKQPELIHKAIEEMLRYNGPVEFSTSRWALEDIEFRGQHIAQGELVIVALDSANRDEQQFKDADVFDITREKSSHLAFGTGIHLCLGAPLARLEGEIAVSTLLNRFPNMQLQADVNELEWRPGMIVRGVKEIPVQLK; encoded by the coding sequence TTGAACCCGAATGAACCGAACGAATCCTCAAAGCCAGCGTTTTTTACCAAAGAATTCACGCACAACCCTTACCCGGTTTATGAAAAGTTAAGAAAAGAGGAGCCTGTTTTCAGAGTCATGTTTCCCCATGGGGAGTTCGGCTGGATTATTACCCGATATGAAGACGCGGTCCAGATTCTGAAAGATCAACGTTTCACTAAGGATATCGCCAAACGTTATGGCCCTGAAAATCAAAGTATCTTTGTCAATAACATGCTGTTCTCCGATCCACCAGATCATCGCCGACTTCGGGGACTTGTACAGAAAGCATTCACCCCTAAGTTGATTGCAGACATGAGAAGCCATATTCAGGACATTGCAGATGATCTACTGGACAACCTTCCGTCACAGGAAAAAATGAATCTGATCGATGACTTTGCCTTCCCGCTGCCCATCATTGTCATTAGTGAAATTCTGGGAGTCCCTCTTGAAGATCGTGACAAATTCCGCATGTGGTCCAATACGGTAATTGATGCTACCACCGCCGAGAGCGCAGAACTGTTTGAGCAGCATACAAAGGAGTTTACGGATTACCTGACGGCCTGGTTCGAAAAAGTACGCAAAGATCCCGGTACTGATCTGATCAGCCAGCTCGTCATTGCAGAAGAGTCCGGGCAGCAGTTGACTGAACAAGAACTGCTTGGCGTAGTCTCCTTGTTAATCATCGCGGGCCACGAAACGACGGTTAATCTCATCGGCAATGGAATTCTTGCCCTGCTGGAGCATCCGGAGCAACGCGAACTGCTCATTAAGCAGCCCGAGCTTATTCACAAGGCCATTGAAGAGATGTTGCGCTATAACGGGCCGGTAGAGTTCAGTACGTCCCGCTGGGCTCTGGAAGATATCGAATTTCGTGGACAGCATATCGCTCAAGGTGAACTTGTCATCGTTGCGCTTGATTCGGCTAATCGGGACGAACAGCAGTTCAAGGATGCTGATGTCTTTGACATTACCCGCGAGAAGAGTTCACATCTGGCTTTTGGCACAGGCATTCACCTCTGTCTCGGGGCACCGCTTGCACGTCTGGAAGGCGAGATTGCAGTCAGTACACTTCTGAATCGTTTTCCCAATATGCAGCTACAGGCTGACGTGAATGAACTCGAATGGAGACCCGGCATGATCGTGCGTGGTGTCAAGGAGATCCCGGTTCAGCTTAAATAA
- a CDS encoding ribosomal protein L7/L12, with protein sequence MEMNTLVWIVLLLLILVLLVRVTSLQRQLNELKRDVERLENGTISSARSDFNYTLSPKEAPPAHTSQPAPTDLDQELIALIQQGKKIMAIKRLREARGLSLKEAKDYVDSLDR encoded by the coding sequence ATGGAAATGAACACCTTGGTATGGATCGTTTTGCTGCTTCTGATCCTTGTGTTACTGGTCAGAGTCACCAGCCTGCAACGTCAATTGAATGAATTGAAAAGAGATGTCGAGCGTCTGGAGAACGGTACGATCAGCAGCGCCCGCTCTGACTTCAATTACACATTATCGCCAAAGGAAGCACCCCCTGCCCACACAAGCCAACCAGCCCCAACGGATCTGGATCAGGAGCTAATTGCACTTATACAACAAGGAAAAAAAATTATGGCAATCAAACGATTGCGTGAAGCCCGAGGTCTTTCGTTGAAGGAAGCCAAGGACTATGTTGATTCCCTAGATCGCTAA
- a CDS encoding metalloregulator ArsR/SmtB family transcription factor, protein MQPNSNELEQVVKIHKALGEQTRYKIIQILSSESNLCPADLESRLVTVALSTLSHHLKQLYDCGLLTSQKKGTYIYYSLNTETAQKFVPYLLNK, encoded by the coding sequence ATGCAACCTAACTCAAATGAACTCGAACAAGTCGTCAAAATTCATAAAGCACTGGGTGAGCAAACACGCTACAAAATCATTCAGATTCTATCGAGCGAAAGCAATCTGTGTCCTGCCGATCTGGAGAGCCGCCTTGTTACGGTTGCGCTATCGACTCTGTCTCATCATCTGAAACAGCTGTACGATTGCGGCCTACTTACATCGCAGAAGAAAGGTACGTATATTTACTACAGCCTGAACACGGAGACTGCGCAAAAGTTTGTTCCCTATCTGCTAAATAAATAA
- a CDS encoding MFS transporter yields the protein MSSTFKIYVLALVSFLVGTSEYVIAGILDRIADTMNISLIAAGQLITIFSLVYALGTPVIIALTSRWDRRKLLLYFLGLFVVANVLAYLLPGYGLFVAARVLMALGAGVVVVTALTVASQIAAEGKQASAIATVITGFTASLIVGVPLGRLVAASWDWKLVFAGIAVLGVLAMLVIAAAIPPSKAEAPVPLKNQLSLLKQPRIVLALLVTFFWLGGYSTAYTYISPYLVSVAGMSEALLSSALLAFGIASLIGSKVGGFSADRLGVKRTLVTGMTLHIVSLVLLNITASSHLAIFLVLVLWSFAAWSSGPTQQYNLVTMAPESSGIMLSLNSSVMQLAMAAGAGIGGIAVSSVSLSSITWIGAVGVAVAIIIVISSYRSAPAKSTQTDTSHNVA from the coding sequence ATGTCTTCTACGTTTAAAATCTATGTTCTTGCCTTGGTCAGTTTCCTTGTAGGAACGTCCGAATATGTCATTGCCGGCATTTTGGATCGCATTGCAGATACCATGAATATCTCTTTAATCGCTGCCGGACAGCTCATTACGATTTTTTCACTCGTATATGCGCTAGGTACACCTGTCATTATTGCACTGACTTCGCGCTGGGACCGTCGTAAGCTGTTGCTATACTTCCTCGGTCTATTCGTTGTGGCTAATGTTCTTGCCTATCTGTTGCCGGGTTATGGACTGTTCGTCGCAGCACGTGTCTTGATGGCTTTAGGCGCGGGCGTTGTTGTTGTCACGGCATTAACGGTTGCTTCCCAAATAGCGGCTGAGGGCAAACAAGCTAGTGCAATCGCCACAGTAATCACTGGTTTTACGGCTTCTTTGATTGTTGGCGTTCCGCTTGGAAGGCTTGTGGCTGCATCTTGGGATTGGAAGCTTGTTTTTGCCGGCATAGCCGTTCTTGGCGTTCTCGCCATGCTGGTGATCGCGGCCGCCATTCCGCCTTCCAAAGCAGAAGCACCTGTTCCATTGAAGAACCAACTGTCTTTGCTAAAGCAGCCACGAATTGTTTTGGCACTGCTGGTGACCTTTTTCTGGTTAGGTGGGTATTCCACTGCCTACACGTATATCTCACCTTATCTTGTATCCGTCGCAGGAATGAGCGAAGCACTGCTCAGTTCAGCTTTACTCGCATTTGGCATAGCAAGTCTGATCGGTTCAAAAGTTGGAGGCTTCAGTGCGGACAGATTGGGTGTCAAACGAACGCTGGTCACAGGCATGACACTGCATATCGTGAGTCTGGTCCTGTTGAATATAACGGCAAGCTCTCATCTTGCTATCTTCCTAGTTCTGGTTTTGTGGTCTTTTGCCGCCTGGTCTTCGGGTCCAACTCAGCAGTATAACCTTGTCACCATGGCTCCGGAATCCTCAGGCATTATGCTTAGTCTGAACAGCTCGGTGATGCAACTGGCGATGGCTGCCGGAGCAGGTATTGGCGGAATCGCGGTCAGTAGCGTTTCATTGTCATCCATTACCTGGATTGGAGCTGTCGGGGTCGCTGTTGCCATCATCATCGTTATAAGCTCATATCGTTCAGCACCTGCGAAAAGTACACAAACCGATACATCGCATAACGTTGCCTGA
- a CDS encoding SDR family NAD(P)-dependent oxidoreductase, with translation MSHAGKVAIITGAGSGLGQAAALKLAEKGATIVVVDLVEETGLETVKQIEKLGSKAIFVQADVSKAPEVENYVKKAVEEFGRIDMFFNNAGIAGPGIKLIEHTIEQFDQIIDINLRSVFYGLKYVITEMLKTGGGSILNTASTAGIVGVPAVAPYAATKHGVVGLTRTAAIEYGKDNIRVNAIAPGTIETPMVVQFGKDNPEVFKATVDSIPSGRLGRPEEIANLVSFLLGDEAPYINGAVYPIDGAVTAQ, from the coding sequence ATGAGTCACGCAGGAAAAGTAGCCATTATTACTGGAGCAGGAAGTGGATTGGGCCAAGCAGCAGCACTGAAGCTGGCTGAGAAAGGTGCAACCATTGTTGTCGTGGATCTTGTCGAAGAGACAGGCCTTGAAACGGTTAAGCAGATTGAGAAGCTGGGAAGTAAAGCCATTTTTGTACAAGCAGATGTGAGTAAAGCACCTGAAGTTGAGAATTACGTGAAAAAAGCAGTCGAAGAGTTCGGACGAATCGACATGTTCTTTAATAATGCAGGTATTGCAGGTCCTGGGATCAAGTTAATCGAACATACAATCGAGCAGTTTGACCAGATTATTGATATCAACCTGAGAAGTGTATTCTACGGGTTGAAGTACGTGATTACAGAAATGCTCAAAACAGGTGGGGGTTCCATTCTGAACACAGCCTCCACAGCCGGTATTGTTGGTGTACCCGCAGTTGCACCTTACGCTGCGACCAAACATGGCGTGGTGGGCTTGACCCGTACAGCTGCGATTGAATATGGCAAGGACAACATTCGTGTAAATGCGATTGCGCCAGGTACCATTGAGACACCTATGGTTGTTCAGTTCGGTAAAGACAACCCTGAAGTGTTCAAGGCGACCGTTGACAGCATTCCATCTGGACGTCTGGGCAGACCAGAAGAGATCGCGAACCTGGTTTCCTTCCTACTGGGTGATGAAGCGCCATATATCAATGGTGCAGTATATCCGATTGATGGTGCCGTTACAGCCCAATAA
- the poxB gene encoding ubiquinone-dependent pyruvate dehydrogenase, with amino-acid sequence MKKTVADVLVESLLNAGIKRIYGIVGDSLNAVLDSIRRSGKIEWIHVRHEEVAAFAAGADAEVSGSIAVCAGSSGPGNMHLINGLYDCHRNRVPVLAIAAHIPSDEIGSEYFQATHPEYLFQECSDYCEVITTAKQMPRSLTMAIQTAVARSGVSVVVLPGDVAGLEAADLPVPEHVYHATNPVVHPSEPEIVKLAEYLNQGKKITLLCGAGCAGAREPLMQLCDRLKSPMVIALRGKEYLEYDNPYSVGLTGLIGYSSGYHAMMDCDVLLMLGTDFPYRQFYPEDAKVLQVDIQSSHLGRRTKLDYGVCGDVKATIETLLPYLTEEHSDKHLRKSVDRYVKVRKDLDELAVGKPGKKPIHPQYLTKVISDAAAENAIFTCDVGTPTVWAARYIEMSRNRRLLGSFSHGTMANALPQAIGAQVADPGRQVISLSGDGGITMLMGDLLTLKQHNLPIKVVVFNNGALGFVELEMKAAGFLESGTELVNPNFAMGAQAMGMEGIRVEDPDELEGAVQRALQHDGPVLIDVVVNRQELSLPPKIDIKQAEGFTLWMMKAVLNGRGDEIIELAKTNLLR; translated from the coding sequence ATGAAAAAAACAGTCGCGGACGTTCTGGTTGAATCTTTATTGAACGCTGGCATCAAACGCATATATGGCATTGTGGGAGACTCCTTGAATGCAGTACTCGACTCCATCCGTCGTTCGGGCAAGATCGAGTGGATTCATGTACGACATGAAGAAGTGGCGGCATTTGCTGCTGGGGCAGACGCTGAGGTCAGTGGTAGTATCGCTGTCTGCGCTGGTAGCAGTGGCCCTGGTAACATGCATCTGATTAACGGTCTGTACGATTGTCACCGCAACCGTGTTCCTGTACTCGCTATCGCTGCACATATCCCAAGTGATGAGATTGGCAGTGAATATTTCCAGGCGACACATCCCGAGTATCTGTTCCAGGAATGCAGTGATTACTGTGAAGTGATTACGACAGCGAAACAGATGCCGCGTTCCCTCACGATGGCCATCCAGACAGCAGTCGCACGTTCAGGTGTGTCTGTCGTTGTATTGCCGGGGGATGTAGCAGGACTTGAAGCAGCGGATCTGCCTGTGCCTGAGCATGTGTATCATGCGACCAATCCCGTGGTACATCCATCTGAGCCGGAAATCGTGAAACTGGCGGAATATCTGAATCAAGGTAAAAAAATTACGTTGTTGTGCGGTGCAGGCTGCGCGGGCGCTCGAGAACCCCTCATGCAGCTCTGCGATCGGTTAAAATCTCCAATGGTCATTGCGTTACGAGGCAAGGAATATTTGGAGTATGACAACCCCTATTCCGTAGGCCTTACGGGTCTAATCGGGTATTCATCCGGTTATCATGCCATGATGGACTGTGATGTACTACTGATGCTGGGAACGGATTTCCCATATCGTCAATTCTATCCCGAAGATGCGAAAGTCCTTCAGGTCGACATTCAATCTTCCCATCTGGGTCGGCGCACGAAGCTGGATTATGGCGTATGTGGGGATGTGAAAGCGACCATTGAAACGTTGCTTCCTTATCTGACAGAAGAACACAGTGACAAACATCTGCGTAAAAGTGTGGACCGTTATGTGAAAGTACGCAAAGATCTGGACGAGCTGGCCGTTGGCAAACCGGGTAAAAAGCCCATCCATCCGCAGTACCTGACCAAGGTCATTAGTGATGCCGCAGCAGAAAATGCAATCTTCACCTGTGATGTCGGTACTCCGACAGTATGGGCGGCACGTTATATCGAGATGTCTCGCAATCGCAGACTGCTCGGTTCATTCAGTCACGGTACGATGGCAAACGCTTTGCCACAGGCGATTGGCGCCCAGGTCGCTGATCCGGGCAGACAAGTCATCTCGTTGTCCGGTGATGGTGGTATTACGATGTTGATGGGTGATCTGTTGACATTGAAACAGCATAATCTGCCAATTAAAGTTGTAGTGTTTAATAATGGAGCACTCGGTTTTGTTGAGCTGGAGATGAAAGCTGCCGGATTCCTAGAGTCGGGAACAGAGCTTGTGAATCCTAACTTTGCGATGGGTGCTCAAGCCATGGGCATGGAAGGTATTCGGGTTGAGGATCCGGATGAACTGGAAGGGGCTGTGCAGCGTGCGCTTCAGCATGATGGTCCTGTGCTGATTGACGTGGTGGTGAATCGTCAGGAATTGTCCTTACCTCCGAAGATCGATATCAAACAGGCGGAAGGATTCACGCTATGGATGATGAAAGCCGTGCTGAATGGACGCGGAGACGAGATAATTGAATTGGCCAAAACGAATTTGCTAAGATAG
- a CDS encoding SDR family oxidoreductase translates to MQLDLTGKTALVTGATGQLGRVIARTLAACGANLALHYINNDTKARELQGEIEALGRQAVIVQGDITKQDTAFRMRDEIQSVLGGVDIVVANAVIQYEWTTVLEQSPEDYLSQFESCVMQSVYLAKAFIPHMQNVRAGRFIGINTECAMQNFAHQSAYTAGKRGMDGVYRVLAKEVGEYQITVNQVAPGWTISERDRSSEPGHDEAYTRTVPLKRRGEDQEIANAVVFLASDLSSFITGAYIPVSGGNVMPAI, encoded by the coding sequence ATGCAATTGGATCTCACAGGAAAAACGGCTCTGGTTACAGGCGCAACCGGTCAACTGGGGAGAGTAATTGCCCGCACGTTGGCAGCCTGTGGCGCCAATCTGGCTCTACATTACATAAATAATGATACGAAGGCTCGTGAGCTTCAGGGTGAGATTGAAGCACTCGGTCGTCAGGCTGTTATTGTACAGGGAGATATTACGAAGCAGGATACGGCATTTCGGATGCGTGATGAGATTCAGTCTGTCCTCGGCGGAGTGGATATCGTTGTTGCCAATGCGGTCATTCAATATGAATGGACAACAGTGTTGGAGCAGTCGCCTGAAGATTATTTGAGCCAGTTCGAATCTTGTGTCATGCAGAGTGTATATCTTGCCAAAGCTTTCATTCCTCATATGCAAAACGTCAGAGCCGGTCGCTTCATTGGCATCAATACAGAATGTGCGATGCAAAATTTCGCTCACCAGTCTGCTTACACCGCTGGTAAGCGTGGAATGGATGGTGTATATCGAGTGCTTGCCAAAGAGGTTGGCGAGTATCAGATTACCGTGAACCAGGTTGCACCTGGATGGACGATTAGTGAACGTGATCGCTCCAGTGAGCCTGGGCATGATGAGGCATATACGCGTACTGTGCCGCTGAAGCGCAGGGGTGAAGATCAGGAAATCGCCAATGCGGTGGTTTTTCTCGCTTCGGATCTGTCCTCATTTATCACGGGTGCCTATATCCCTGTAAGTGGTGGTAATGTTATGCCTGCCATTTAG
- a CDS encoding Dabb family protein → MSSITHMVTFTLYAGKDTPEAEAFLKESSDALAVIPGVEQFQVLRQVSEKNEFDYSFSMVFADQAAYDAYNNHPVHRQYVEERWEKEVSRFQEIDLIQHDK, encoded by the coding sequence ATGAGCAGCATCACACATATGGTAACGTTTACACTTTACGCAGGTAAGGATACACCGGAGGCGGAAGCCTTTTTGAAGGAAAGTTCAGACGCACTTGCAGTCATTCCTGGCGTAGAGCAGTTTCAGGTTCTGAGACAGGTAAGTGAGAAAAATGAGTTCGATTATAGCTTCTCGATGGTCTTTGCCGATCAGGCTGCGTATGATGCATACAACAATCATCCGGTTCACCGTCAATATGTAGAAGAGCGTTGGGAAAAGGAAGTCAGTCGCTTCCAGGAAATTGATCTCATTCAACATGATAAATAA
- a CDS encoding type B 50S ribosomal protein L31, producing the protein MPKVDIHPKTQLVIFYDASADFKFLSSSTKFSNETMEWEDGNSYPVIRVDTSSASHPFFTGKQRNVDIGGRVDKFNRKYNINK; encoded by the coding sequence ATGCCAAAAGTTGACATCCATCCAAAGACACAACTCGTAATTTTTTACGATGCAAGTGCTGATTTCAAATTCCTGAGTTCTTCCACGAAGTTCTCTAACGAAACTATGGAATGGGAAGACGGTAACTCTTACCCAGTAATCCGTGTGGACACTAGTTCCGCATCCCACCCGTTCTTCACTGGTAAACAAAGAAACGTGGATATCGGTGGCCGTGTTGATAAATTTAACCGTAAATACAACATCAACAAATAG
- a CDS encoding HPr family phosphocarrier protein has translation MIHADFHRDDLMSVSSQASRFSSDIILSYMESEHEHRVDVKSLLGMALLPIRYGSVVRLQTRGRDELEALEYMLNVLEKGTA, from the coding sequence ATGATTCACGCTGATTTTCATCGGGATGATCTGATGTCGGTATCTTCTCAAGCGTCACGTTTTTCCTCGGATATTATTTTGTCGTATATGGAGTCTGAGCATGAACATCGAGTAGATGTCAAAAGCCTGCTTGGAATGGCGTTACTTCCCATTCGATATGGTAGTGTTGTCAGATTACAGACAAGAGGCAGGGATGAGCTGGAGGCACTGGAGTACATGCTGAATGTACTGGAGAAAGGGACGGCGTGA
- a CDS encoding NAD(P)-dependent alcohol dehydrogenase, whose product MGQHQLPETMKAAVMTEPGHIIIEEQPVPQPAADEVLIQVMAVGVCGSDVHYFEHGRIGRFVVEKPIILGHECAGIIAAVGSSVSRLKTGDRVAIEPGVTCGRCTACKEGRYNLCPDVQFLATPPVDGAFVQYMVIREDMVFPIPDHLSYEEAAMNEPFSVGIHAARRSKLAPGSTLAIMGMGPVGLMAVAAAKSFGVEKIIVTDLEEVRLEAARRMGATHTINVRNEDALAVIRELTGGVGVDTAWETAGNPKALQSALYSLRRGGKLAIVGLPAQDEIALNVPFIADNEVDIYGIFRYANTYPAGIQFLSSGQHDVMSLITDRYSLEETQQAMERALHNKSGSLKVMVYPNGR is encoded by the coding sequence ATGGGACAACATCAATTGCCCGAGACCATGAAAGCTGCTGTCATGACAGAGCCAGGACATATCATTATTGAGGAACAACCCGTCCCGCAACCGGCTGCAGATGAGGTGTTAATTCAAGTGATGGCTGTAGGGGTATGCGGATCGGATGTGCATTATTTTGAGCATGGACGCATCGGCAGATTTGTGGTGGAGAAACCGATCATTCTGGGACATGAGTGTGCGGGGATCATTGCTGCTGTGGGATCGAGCGTATCACGTTTGAAAACAGGGGATCGGGTTGCTATTGAACCTGGGGTGACTTGCGGACGTTGCACAGCATGCAAGGAAGGTCGATATAATCTCTGTCCGGATGTTCAGTTTCTGGCGACCCCTCCGGTGGACGGGGCATTTGTGCAATATATGGTGATACGTGAAGATATGGTGTTCCCGATTCCAGACCATCTGTCCTATGAGGAAGCGGCCATGAACGAGCCATTCTCCGTTGGGATTCACGCAGCTCGCCGGAGCAAGCTGGCTCCGGGTTCGACTCTTGCGATTATGGGGATGGGGCCCGTTGGACTGATGGCTGTTGCGGCTGCAAAATCATTTGGCGTAGAGAAGATCATCGTAACGGATCTGGAGGAAGTTAGGCTGGAAGCGGCTCGCCGCATGGGTGCCACCCATACCATTAATGTGCGGAATGAAGATGCGCTGGCTGTGATTCGTGAGTTAACAGGTGGTGTGGGTGTCGATACCGCATGGGAAACAGCGGGGAATCCGAAGGCGCTACAATCCGCTCTGTATTCACTTCGACGTGGAGGCAAGCTTGCGATTGTTGGCCTGCCGGCACAGGACGAGATTGCACTTAATGTTCCCTTTATCGCAGACAATGAAGTTGATATCTATGGTATATTCCGTTATGCCAACACGTATCCGGCAGGAATTCAGTTCCTGAGCTCCGGCCAGCATGACGTGATGTCTCTGATTACAGATCGTTATTCTCTGGAGGAGACACAGCAGGCGATGGAGCGTGCTTTGCACAATAAGAGTGGCAGTCTGAAGGTCATGGTATATCCGAACGGCAGATAG